One genomic region from Macaca mulatta isolate MMU2019108-1 chromosome 20, T2T-MMU8v2.0, whole genome shotgun sequence encodes:
- the PAGR1 gene encoding PAXIP1-associated glutamate-rich protein 1 (The RefSeq protein has 1 substitution compared to this genomic sequence), with protein sequence MSLARGHGDTAATTAAPLSEEGEVTSGLQALAVEDTGGPSASAGKAEDEEEGGREETEREGSGEEEAQGEAPSACREEPAEEDSDDWCVPCSDEEVELPADGQPWMPPPSEIQRLYELLAAHGTLELQAEILPRRPPTPEAQSEEERSDEEPEAKEEEEEKPHMPTEFDFDDEPVTPKDSLIDRRRTPGSSARSQKREARLDKVLSDMKRHKKLEEQILRTGRDLFSLDSEDPSPASPPLRSSGSSLFPRQRKY encoded by the exons ATGTCCCTTGCTCGGGGCCATGGAGACACTGCGGCCACCACGGCGGCGCCTCTGTCTGAAGAAGGGGAAGTGACCTCCGGCCTCCAGGCTCTGGCCGTGGAGGATACCGGAGGCCCCTCTGCCTCGGCCGGTAAGGCCGAGGACGAGGAGGAAGGAGGCCGAGAGGAGACTGAGCGTGAGGGGTCCGGGGAAGAGGAGGCGCAGGGAGAAGTCCCCAGCGCCTGTAGGGAAGAGCCTGCGGAGGAGGACTCCGATGACTGGTGCGTGCCCTGCAGCGACGAGGAGGTGGAGCTGCCCGCAGATGGGCAGCCCTGGATGCCCCCGCCCTCCGAAATCCAGCGGCTCTATGAACTGCTGGCTGCCCACGGTACCCTGGAGCTGCAGGCCGAGATCCTGCCCCGCCGGCCTCCCACGCCGGAGGCCCAGAGCGAAGAGGAGAGATCCGATGAGGAGCCGGAGgccaaagaagaggaagaggaaaa ACCACACATGCCCACGGAATTTGATTTTGATGATGAACCAGTGACACCAAAGGACTCCCTGATTGACCGGAGACGCACCCCAG GAAGCTCAGCCCGGAGCCAGAAACGGGAGGCCCGCCTGGACAAAGTGCTGTCGGACATGAAGAGACACAAGAAGCTGGAGGAGCAGATCCTTCGTACTGGGAGAGACCTCTTCAGCCTGGACTCGGAAGACCCCAGCCCTGCCAGCCCCCCACTCCGATCCTCCGGGAGTAGTCTCTTCCCTCGGCAGCGGAAGTACTGA
- the PRRT2 gene encoding proline-rich transmembrane protein 2 isoform X2: MAASSSEVSEMKGVEESPEVPGKGPGHSEAETGPPQVLAGVPDQPEALQPGPDTTAALVDSGPKAGLAPETPETPAGASETAQATDLSLSPGGESKANCSPKQPCQETVSKPEVSKEATADQGSRLESAAPPEPAPEPAPQPDPQPDSQPTPKPAIQPALPTQEDPTPEILSESVEEKQENGAVVPLQAGDGEEGPAPEPHSPPSKKSPPANGAPPRVLQQLVEEDRMGRAHSGHPGSPRGSLSRHPSSQLAGPGVEGGEGTQKPRDYIILAILSCFCPMWPVNIVAFAYAVMSRNSLQQGDVDGAQRLGRVAKLLSIVALVGGVLIIIASCVINLGVYK; the protein is encoded by the exons ATGGCAGCCAGCAGCTCTGAGGTCTCTGAGATGAAGGGGGTTGAGGAGAGTCCCGAGGTTCCAGGCAAAGGGCCTGGCCATTCTGAAGCTGAAACTGGTCCTCCCCAGGTCCTAGCAGGGGTACCAGACCAGCCAGAGGCCCTGCAGCCAGGCCCAGACACCACTGCAGCCCTTGTGGACTCAGGGCCCAAGGCTGGGCTGGCTCCAGAAACCCCAGAGACCCCCGCTGGGGCCTCAGAAACAGCCCAGGCCACAGACCtcagcttaagcccaggaggggAATCAAAGGCCAACTGCAGCCCCAAACAGCCATGCCAAGAAACAGTGTCCAAACCAGAAGTGAGCAAAGAGGCCACTGCAGACCAGGGGTCTAGGCTGGAGTCTGCAGCCCCACCTGAACCAGCCCCAGAGCCTGCTCCGCAGCCAGACCCCCAGCCAGATTCCCAGCCCACCCCCAAGCCAGCCATTCAACCAGCGCTCCCTACCCAGGAGGACCCCACCCCTGAGATTCTGTCTGAGAGTGTGGAGGAAAAGCAAGAGAATGGGGCAGTGGTGCCCCTGCAGGCTGGTGATGGGGAAGAGGGCCCAGCCCCTGAGCCTCACTCGCCACCCTCAAAAAAATCCCCCCCAGCTAATGGGGCTCCCCCCCGAGTGCTGCAGCAGCTGGTTGAGGAGGATCGAATGGGAAGGGCGCACAGTGGGCATCCAGGATCTCCCCGAGGTAGCCTGAGCCGCCACCCCAGCTCCCAGCTGGCAGGTCCTGGGGTGGAGGGGGGTGAAGGCACCCAGAAACCTCGGGACTACATCATCCTTGCCATCCTGTCCTGCTTCTGCCCCATGTGGCCTGTCAACATCGTGGCCTTCGCTTATGCTGTCATG TCCCGGAACAGCCTGCAGCAGGGGGACGTGGACGGGGCCCAGCGTCTGGGCCGTGTGGCCAAGCTCTTAAGCATCGTGGCACTGGTGGGGGGAGTCCTCATCATCATCGCCTCCTGCGTCATCAACTTAGGCG TGTATAAGTGA
- the PRRT2 gene encoding proline-rich transmembrane protein 2 isoform X3, translating to MAASSSEVLAGVPDQPEALQPGPDTTAALVDSGPKAGLAPETPETPAGASETAQATDLSLSPGGESKANCSPKQPCQETVSKPEVSKEATADQGSRLESAAPPEPAPEPAPQPDPQPDSQPTPKPAIQPALPTQEDPTPEILSESVEEKQENGAVVPLQAGDGEEGPAPEPHSPPSKKSPPANGAPPRVLQQLVEEDRMGRAHSGHPGSPRGSLSRHPSSQLAGPGVEGGEGTQKPRDYIILAILSCFCPMWPVNIVAFAYAVMSRNSLQQGDVDGAQRLGRVAKLLSIVALVGGVLIIIASCVINLGVYK from the exons ATGGCAGCCAGCAGCTCTGAG GTCCTAGCAGGGGTACCAGACCAGCCAGAGGCCCTGCAGCCAGGCCCAGACACCACTGCAGCCCTTGTGGACTCAGGGCCCAAGGCTGGGCTGGCTCCAGAAACCCCAGAGACCCCCGCTGGGGCCTCAGAAACAGCCCAGGCCACAGACCtcagcttaagcccaggaggggAATCAAAGGCCAACTGCAGCCCCAAACAGCCATGCCAAGAAACAGTGTCCAAACCAGAAGTGAGCAAAGAGGCCACTGCAGACCAGGGGTCTAGGCTGGAGTCTGCAGCCCCACCTGAACCAGCCCCAGAGCCTGCTCCGCAGCCAGACCCCCAGCCAGATTCCCAGCCCACCCCCAAGCCAGCCATTCAACCAGCGCTCCCTACCCAGGAGGACCCCACCCCTGAGATTCTGTCTGAGAGTGTGGAGGAAAAGCAAGAGAATGGGGCAGTGGTGCCCCTGCAGGCTGGTGATGGGGAAGAGGGCCCAGCCCCTGAGCCTCACTCGCCACCCTCAAAAAAATCCCCCCCAGCTAATGGGGCTCCCCCCCGAGTGCTGCAGCAGCTGGTTGAGGAGGATCGAATGGGAAGGGCGCACAGTGGGCATCCAGGATCTCCCCGAGGTAGCCTGAGCCGCCACCCCAGCTCCCAGCTGGCAGGTCCTGGGGTGGAGGGGGGTGAAGGCACCCAGAAACCTCGGGACTACATCATCCTTGCCATCCTGTCCTGCTTCTGCCCCATGTGGCCTGTCAACATCGTGGCCTTCGCTTATGCTGTCATG TCCCGGAACAGCCTGCAGCAGGGGGACGTGGACGGGGCCCAGCGTCTGGGCCGTGTGGCCAAGCTCTTAAGCATCGTGGCACTGGTGGGGGGAGTCCTCATCATCATCGCCTCCTGCGTCATCAACTTAGGCG TGTATAAGTGA
- the PRRT2 gene encoding proline-rich transmembrane protein 2 isoform X1 has translation MAASSSEVSEMKGVEESPEVPGKGPGHSEAETGPPQVLAGVPDQPEALQPGPDTTAALVDSGPKAGLAPETPETPAGASETAQATDLSLSPGGESKANCSPKQPCQETVSKPEVSKEATADQGSRLESAAPPEPAPEPAPQPDPQPDSQPTPKPAIQPALPTQEDPTPEILSESVEEKQENGAVVPLQAGDGEEGPAPEPHSPPSKKSPPANGAPPRVLQQLVEEDRMGRAHSGHPGSPRGSLSRHPSSQLAGPGVEGGEGTQKPRDYIILAILSCFCPMWPVNIVAFAYAVMSRNSLQQGDVDGAQRLGRVAKLLSIVALVGGVLIIIASCVINLGGEWGLGTGRGGMEGLARAALLTPAPALSCLSSLPLLCLSLSPPPPCLSFPLLSHSV, from the exons ATGGCAGCCAGCAGCTCTGAGGTCTCTGAGATGAAGGGGGTTGAGGAGAGTCCCGAGGTTCCAGGCAAAGGGCCTGGCCATTCTGAAGCTGAAACTGGTCCTCCCCAGGTCCTAGCAGGGGTACCAGACCAGCCAGAGGCCCTGCAGCCAGGCCCAGACACCACTGCAGCCCTTGTGGACTCAGGGCCCAAGGCTGGGCTGGCTCCAGAAACCCCAGAGACCCCCGCTGGGGCCTCAGAAACAGCCCAGGCCACAGACCtcagcttaagcccaggaggggAATCAAAGGCCAACTGCAGCCCCAAACAGCCATGCCAAGAAACAGTGTCCAAACCAGAAGTGAGCAAAGAGGCCACTGCAGACCAGGGGTCTAGGCTGGAGTCTGCAGCCCCACCTGAACCAGCCCCAGAGCCTGCTCCGCAGCCAGACCCCCAGCCAGATTCCCAGCCCACCCCCAAGCCAGCCATTCAACCAGCGCTCCCTACCCAGGAGGACCCCACCCCTGAGATTCTGTCTGAGAGTGTGGAGGAAAAGCAAGAGAATGGGGCAGTGGTGCCCCTGCAGGCTGGTGATGGGGAAGAGGGCCCAGCCCCTGAGCCTCACTCGCCACCCTCAAAAAAATCCCCCCCAGCTAATGGGGCTCCCCCCCGAGTGCTGCAGCAGCTGGTTGAGGAGGATCGAATGGGAAGGGCGCACAGTGGGCATCCAGGATCTCCCCGAGGTAGCCTGAGCCGCCACCCCAGCTCCCAGCTGGCAGGTCCTGGGGTGGAGGGGGGTGAAGGCACCCAGAAACCTCGGGACTACATCATCCTTGCCATCCTGTCCTGCTTCTGCCCCATGTGGCCTGTCAACATCGTGGCCTTCGCTTATGCTGTCATG TCCCGGAACAGCCTGCAGCAGGGGGACGTGGACGGGGCCCAGCGTCTGGGCCGTGTGGCCAAGCTCTTAAGCATCGTGGCACTGGTGGGGGGAGTCCTCATCATCATCGCCTCCTGCGTCATCAACTTAGGCGGTGAGTGGGGGCTTGGGACAGGCAGGGGAGGAATGGAAGGGTTGGCAAGGGCAGCTTTACTAACCCCTGCCCCTGCTCTCTCCTGTCTGTCCTCCTTACCTCTCCTTTGTCTCTCCttgtctccccctcccccctgtctgtccttccctctcctctcccacaGTGTATAA